One window from the genome of Chloroflexota bacterium encodes:
- a CDS encoding DUF364 domain-containing protein encodes MKMLDDLISALKVDAPVRDIRVCAFWTAVVSRYCGLAATVQAEGFHHGDKPVQEAGSLMGKSALAIARLSYSPSPLEASIGLATINSLLDVDESRCVDLNAADFLAEKGRDRAVAIVGHFPFIPRLRQMARQLWVIEKHPQEGDLTEDQATNILPKADVVAITGTTLINHTIEPLLALCHPEALVVLLGPTTPLSPVLFDYGVDVLSGTRVIDVELALRCISEGATFRQVRGVKLLTMTRNDL; translated from the coding sequence ATGAAGATGCTGGATGATCTAATCTCCGCCCTGAAGGTGGATGCCCCCGTTAGGGATATCCGTGTCTGTGCCTTCTGGACAGCCGTGGTCAGTCGCTATTGTGGGCTGGCTGCCACAGTGCAGGCAGAGGGATTCCACCACGGCGATAAGCCCGTGCAGGAGGCAGGCAGTTTAATGGGGAAGAGCGCCTTGGCCATCGCCCGCTTGTCCTATTCCCCTAGTCCTCTTGAGGCCAGCATCGGCCTGGCCACGATCAACTCGCTTCTCGATGTTGATGAATCCCGCTGTGTCGACTTAAACGCCGCTGACTTCCTGGCCGAGAAGGGCCGGGATAGGGCGGTGGCTATCGTCGGGCACTTCCCCTTTATCCCCCGTCTGCGTCAGATGGCCAGACAGCTTTGGGTGATCGAGAAACACCCTCAGGAAGGAGACCTGACGGAGGATCAGGCCACCAACATCCTACCCAAGGCTGATGTTGTGGCCATAACAGGCACAACGCTCATTAATCACACCATTGAGCCCCTGCTTGCGCTCTGTCATCCGGAGGCCCTCGTCGTCCTCCTCGGCCCAACTACTCCCCTATCACCTGTTCTTTTCGATTATGGCGTGGACGTTCTCTCCGGAACGAGAGTCATAGATGTAGAATTAGCCCTGCGCTGCATCAGTGAAGGAGCCACCTTTCGCCAGGTCAGGGGAGTGAAGCTGTTGACGATGACCCGTAACGACCTCTAA
- a CDS encoding class I SAM-dependent methyltransferase translates to MSKFGGYEDLPFIAEYYDLIPSYVNRPDLDFYLGYSRSADGKILELGCGTGRILIPTAVAGCRIVGLDLSEHMLARCRQKLRGQPREVQERVRLIQGNMTSFDLKETFSLITTPLLNADYIFKHEYIMLFKK, encoded by the coding sequence GTGAGTAAATTTGGTGGATATGAGGACCTGCCGTTCATTGCCGAGTATTACGACCTCATCCCCAGCTACGTCAACCGGCCTGACCTGGACTTCTACCTTGGATATTCCCGTTCAGCAGACGGCAAGATTCTGGAATTGGGCTGTGGTACGGGGAGGATTCTGATACCCACAGCGGTTGCAGGTTGTCGCATCGTGGGGTTAGACCTTTCTGAGCATATGCTGGCCAGGTGCAGACAAAAGCTCCGAGGCCAGCCGAGAGAAGTGCAGGAGCGTGTTCGCCTCATCCAGGGCAACATGACCAGCTTCGATCTGAAGGAGACCTTCAGCCTGATCACTACTCCCTTATTGAATGCAGACTATATCTTCAAACACGAATACATCATGCTTTTTAAGAAGTAG
- a CDS encoding AAA family ATPase → MIKNLEVKNFKSIKYLKLDCKRVNIFIGKPNTGKSNILESMGIFSLPYGNLSNLVRFENNMINLFYDQDLTEKIEIKADDVHFDTTFMKGQFNGNCGDKEHKYFGGYFNFFFDYEGRGYLSRSATLVLPFKFYRFEVINIFPGQEFEFLLPPRGDNLLSILQTNKALKKVVADIFKEYGLRIVFKPHEGKIEAQKEVEDVIISYPYSLVSDTLQRIVFYLAAIETNQNSIIMFEEPEAHAFPYYTKFLAERIALDRTNQYFISTHNPYFLLSVLEKTPKDEIGIFITYLKDYQTRVRPISEREMPEILDQDASIFFNLDQFLEER, encoded by the coding sequence ATGATAAAAAATCTTGAGGTCAAAAACTTTAAATCTATCAAGTACCTGAAACTGGATTGCAAAAGAGTAAATATTTTCATAGGTAAACCAAACACCGGCAAGTCCAATATCCTGGAGAGCATGGGGATTTTCTCTTTGCCTTATGGCAACTTGAGCAATCTTGTCCGCTTTGAGAACAATATGATTAATCTGTTTTATGACCAAGACTTGACGGAGAAAATAGAAATAAAAGCTGATGACGTGCATTTTGACACAACATTTATGAAGGGCCAATTTAATGGAAACTGTGGAGATAAAGAACATAAATATTTTGGTGGATATTTTAATTTCTTTTTTGATTATGAGGGAAGAGGCTATTTAAGTCGATCAGCAACGTTGGTTCTCCCTTTCAAGTTTTATAGATTTGAGGTAATAAATATTTTTCCAGGGCAAGAGTTTGAATTTCTCCTGCCACCGAGGGGGGACAATCTTTTGTCCATTCTTCAAACGAATAAGGCTTTAAAAAAAGTAGTGGCAGATATTTTCAAAGAATACGGACTCAGGATTGTTTTCAAACCTCATGAAGGCAAAATTGAGGCCCAAAAAGAAGTAGAGGATGTCATAATTAGTTATCCTTACTCTCTGGTCTCTGATACGTTGCAAAGAATTGTTTTTTATCTCGCAGCAATTGAAACAAATCAGAATTCCATAATTATGTTTGAGGAGCCTGAGGCTCATGCTTTCCCGTATTACACAAAATTTCTCGCTGAACGAATAGCTCTGGACAGGACCAACCAGTATTTTATCTCCACTCATAATCCCTATTTTCTCCTTTCAGTGTTGGAGAAAACCCCGAAGGATGAAATCGGCATTTTCATAACTTATCTAAAGGATTATCAAACAAGGGTTAGACCAATCAGCGAAAGGGAGATGCCTGAAATTCTTGACCAGGATGCCAGTATTTTCTTTAATCTTGATCAGTTTCTGGAGGAAAGATGA
- the scpB gene encoding SMC-Scp complex subunit ScpB: MDLQQLQCLIESILFVATEPVELSRLQGVLGVDQEHLEEALHLLGDACRQRGLRLQRIDNTVQLVTASEAAPYVEKFLDLQANSKLSSAALETLAIVAYRQPITRAGIEDIRGVNVDRALSTLQARGLIREVGRLPTVGRPILYGTTPEFLQYFGLESLDQLPPLEEQS, from the coding sequence ATGGACCTGCAACAGTTGCAATGTCTGATTGAAAGCATCCTCTTCGTCGCCACTGAACCAGTAGAGTTATCTCGGTTGCAAGGGGTACTAGGGGTTGATCAGGAACATCTGGAGGAGGCGCTACATTTGCTGGGTGATGCCTGTCGACAACGCGGCTTGCGTTTACAAAGGATCGATAATACGGTGCAATTGGTGACTGCCTCTGAGGCAGCACCCTACGTGGAGAAGTTTCTCGATTTACAAGCGAACAGCAAGCTCTCCAGTGCGGCCCTGGAGACGCTGGCCATCGTGGCCTATCGCCAACCGATCACCCGAGCGGGCATCGAGGATATCAGGGGTGTCAACGTCGATCGGGCCCTGAGTACCCTACAGGCCCGTGGACTTATCCGCGAGGTGGGACGTCTGCCAACAGTCGGCCGACCGATCCTCTATGGCACTACGCCCGAGTTCCTCCAATATTTTGGACTCGAAAGCCTCGATCAACTGCCACCCCTCGAGGAACAATCGTGA
- a CDS encoding TIGR03960 family B12-binding radical SAM protein, protein MNLDHILPRVTKPARYTGYEWNSVIKDWDRAAVRVVLIYPDIYEVGMSNLGLQILYDLVNKQDWALAERAYAPWIDMEGEMRASGLPLFSLESRRPLREFDVIGFSLSCELVYTNVLNLLNLAGVPLWTAERIDGDPLVIAGGSGTYNPEPLADFIDLFVIGDGEESLIELLQKYRDYGRWRTGVRAQGAYQRQAFCREAAKLPGIYVPALYQVTYDANGVVTEVVPQAKEASPRIRKRIVYPLSAAPTRPPVPYISVIHDRAMIEIQRGCTRGCRFCQAGMIYRPVRERPKEEILETVDALLANTGYEELGLVSLSSSDYSEIESLVKELSLRHPQVNISLPSLRIDSFSVGLASSIQRRKTGLTFAPEAGTQRLRDVINKGVSEDDLLRTVHVAYSQGWSRLKLYFMIGLPTETMVDVEGLIALIRQVLDCGRRERGGRAQLSVSIATFIPKPQTPFQWVGQEGEETLRAKQEYLWRKLRGVQLSWHDPQSSFMEAALSRGDRRLGRVVYRAWQLGCKFDAWNEQFHFDRWLEAFAAEGLDMAFYAHRQRPLDEVFPWDHIDSGVTKRFLLREYRRALRQEPTPDCRYGPCLGCGLSKKGALCNVSASPLAEATR, encoded by the coding sequence GTGAATCTAGATCATATCCTGCCCAGGGTCACTAAGCCCGCCCGCTATACGGGGTACGAATGGAATAGCGTCATCAAGGATTGGGATAGGGCGGCCGTCAGGGTCGTCCTGATCTACCCGGACATCTATGAGGTCGGGATGTCTAACCTCGGTCTCCAGATCCTCTATGACCTTGTCAATAAGCAGGACTGGGCGCTTGCTGAGCGCGCCTACGCTCCCTGGATAGACATGGAGGGTGAGATGCGTGCCAGCGGACTACCTCTCTTCAGCCTGGAGTCACGGCGCCCCTTGCGTGAATTCGACGTAATAGGTTTCAGCCTCTCTTGTGAACTGGTCTACACTAACGTGCTCAATCTGCTCAATCTGGCCGGCGTTCCCTTGTGGACGGCTGAGCGGATCGATGGCGATCCATTGGTTATCGCCGGTGGCAGCGGTACCTATAACCCCGAACCACTGGCCGATTTCATCGACCTTTTTGTGATTGGCGATGGTGAGGAGTCCCTTATAGAGCTGCTGCAGAAATACCGTGACTATGGAAGATGGCGCACCGGGGTCAGGGCACAGGGAGCATACCAGCGGCAGGCGTTCTGCCGAGAGGCGGCGAAACTGCCGGGTATTTATGTGCCCGCTTTGTATCAGGTGACATACGACGCCAATGGTGTGGTGACCGAGGTCGTGCCTCAAGCGAAGGAGGCGAGTCCCAGGATTCGCAAGCGCATCGTTTATCCCTTGTCAGCCGCCCCGACACGACCGCCCGTGCCTTATATAAGCGTGATCCATGATCGGGCCATGATTGAAATTCAGCGTGGCTGTACACGCGGTTGCCGTTTTTGCCAGGCGGGCATGATCTACCGTCCCGTGCGGGAGCGTCCAAAGGAGGAGATTTTAGAGACTGTGGATGCCTTGCTGGCCAATACTGGCTATGAGGAGCTGGGGCTGGTCTCGCTGAGCAGCAGTGATTACAGCGAAATCGAGTCCCTGGTGAAGGAACTATCTCTGAGACATCCGCAAGTCAACATCTCCCTGCCGTCCCTGCGCATCGACTCCTTTTCGGTGGGGCTGGCCAGCAGCATTCAACGGCGTAAGACGGGACTGACCTTTGCCCCGGAGGCGGGGACACAGCGCCTGCGTGATGTCATTAACAAGGGGGTCAGCGAGGATGATCTGTTGCGCACGGTGCACGTCGCTTACAGCCAGGGTTGGTCAAGGCTCAAGCTCTACTTTATGATTGGGTTACCCACCGAGACCATGGTCGATGTCGAGGGGCTCATTGCCCTGATCCGGCAGGTACTGGACTGCGGCCGTCGTGAACGGGGTGGGCGAGCGCAGTTGAGCGTCAGCATCGCTACCTTCATCCCTAAGCCTCAAACACCTTTCCAGTGGGTGGGGCAGGAGGGGGAAGAAACGCTACGCGCAAAGCAGGAATATCTCTGGAGAAAACTGCGGGGCGTCCAGCTCAGCTGGCACGATCCGCAAAGCAGTTTTATGGAGGCAGCCCTCTCCAGGGGCGATCGCCGCTTGGGGAGGGTCGTTTATCGTGCCTGGCAGCTTGGTTGTAAATTCGATGCCTGGAATGAGCAGTTCCATTTTGATCGCTGGCTAGAAGCCTTCGCTGCAGAGGGGTTGGATATGGCCTTCTATGCCCACCGTCAACGCCCCCTCGACGAGGTGTTCCCCTGGGACCATATTGACAGCGGTGTAACGAAACGGTTTCTGCTCCGCGAGTACCGCAGGGCCTTGAGACAGGAGCCGACACCGGATTGTCGCTACGGCCCGTGCCTGGGCTGTGGTCTCTCCAAGAAAGGAGCGCTATGCAACGTCTCCGCCTCACCTTTGGCCGAGGCGACCCGCTGA
- a CDS encoding TIGR03936 family radical SAM-associated protein, whose product MQRLRLTFGRGDPLKYIAHLDLMRLWERLLRRAAVPLAYSKGFNPQPKIAIAAPLPVGVTSEGEVLDVILERDMTPSDFWQRLQPQLPAGLEVYSVEEVSLSLPSLQSQLRAAEYLIAVATAEGREAVEQRIAALLQARELWRERRRHNERRHYDLRPLIEQVWVETWDDMHLLGMRLRADPTAGGRPEEVSDALGFGPRPLSLHRRRLVFADQLLKEE is encoded by the coding sequence ATGCAACGTCTCCGCCTCACCTTTGGCCGAGGCGACCCGCTGAAATATATCGCTCATCTCGACCTGATGCGCCTGTGGGAGCGCCTTCTACGCCGGGCTGCTGTTCCCCTGGCCTATTCAAAGGGCTTCAATCCCCAGCCTAAAATAGCTATAGCTGCCCCCCTGCCTGTAGGCGTGACAAGTGAGGGAGAAGTACTCGACGTCATTCTGGAACGGGACATGACACCCAGCGACTTCTGGCAAAGGTTGCAGCCGCAGCTACCGGCCGGACTGGAGGTGTACAGCGTTGAGGAGGTCAGCCTGTCTCTTCCTTCTCTCCAGTCGCAGTTGCGAGCGGCGGAATATCTCATCGCTGTGGCTACTGCTGAGGGGCGCGAGGCGGTGGAGCAGCGCATCGCCGCCCTGCTCCAGGCCAGGGAGCTATGGCGCGAACGCCGTCGGCATAATGAGAGGCGTCATTATGATTTGCGTCCTCTCATCGAGCAGGTCTGGGTTGAGACCTGGGACGATATGCACCTGCTCGGTATGCGTCTGCGGGCCGACCCCACGGCCGGCGGCCGACCGGAAGAGGTCAGTGACGCCCTTGGTTTCGGACCTCGTCCGCTTTCGCTCCACCGCCGACGCCTTGTCTTCGCTGATCAATTATTAAAGGAGGAATGA